In the Streptomyces sp. cg36 genome, one interval contains:
- the hpnE gene encoding hydroxysqualene dehydroxylase HpnE, producing MTTPQAEHAVVVGGGLAGITTALELADAGLGVTLVEGRPRLGGLAFSFRRGELDVDNGQHVYLRCCTAYRWFLDRVGGAHLAPLQRRLDVPVLDVAHPRGPRLGRLRRSALPVPLHLARSLATYPHLSLAERSSVGRAALALKRLDPADPALDGIDFATWLGRHGQSDRTVEALWDLVGVATLNATAPHASLGLAAMVFKTGLLSEPGAADIGWAHVPLGELHDTLARKALAAAGVRVLTRTKVGELSRTESGGWRIEAGGDTLDADAVVLAVPQREAYDLLPQGALDDPGKLLDIGTAPILNLHVVYDRKVLRQPFFAALGSPVQWVFDRTESSGLTGGGQYLAVSQSAAQDEIDEPVAALRARYLPELERLLPAARGAGVRDFFVTRERTATFAPTPGVGRLRPAARTNAPGLYLAGAWTATGWPATMESAVRSGFSAAGAALSLLGRSHVHPLQEAA from the coding sequence ATGACGACCCCGCAGGCCGAACACGCGGTGGTGGTCGGCGGCGGCCTCGCCGGGATCACCACCGCCCTCGAACTGGCCGACGCCGGACTCGGCGTCACCCTGGTCGAGGGCCGCCCGCGCCTGGGCGGACTCGCCTTCTCCTTCCGGCGCGGCGAACTCGACGTCGACAACGGCCAGCACGTCTACCTGCGCTGCTGCACCGCCTACCGGTGGTTCCTCGACCGGGTCGGGGGCGCCCACCTGGCGCCGCTGCAGCGCCGCCTCGACGTGCCCGTCCTGGACGTCGCCCACCCCCGCGGGCCCCGGCTCGGCCGACTGCGCCGATCGGCCCTGCCCGTACCGCTCCACCTGGCCCGCAGCCTGGCGACCTATCCGCACCTCTCGCTCGCCGAGCGCTCCTCGGTCGGGCGCGCCGCACTCGCGCTCAAGCGGCTCGACCCGGCCGACCCGGCGCTCGACGGCATCGACTTCGCCACCTGGCTCGGCCGCCACGGCCAGTCCGACCGCACCGTCGAGGCGCTGTGGGACCTGGTCGGCGTGGCGACCCTGAACGCGACGGCCCCGCACGCCTCGCTGGGGCTCGCCGCCATGGTCTTCAAGACCGGCCTGCTCTCCGAGCCGGGCGCCGCCGACATCGGCTGGGCGCACGTCCCGCTGGGCGAGCTCCACGACACGCTGGCCCGCAAGGCACTGGCCGCGGCCGGAGTGCGGGTGCTGACCCGCACCAAGGTCGGCGAGCTGTCCCGGACCGAGAGCGGCGGCTGGCGCATCGAGGCCGGCGGCGACACGCTGGACGCCGACGCCGTGGTCCTCGCCGTGCCGCAGCGCGAGGCGTACGACCTGCTGCCGCAGGGCGCGCTGGACGACCCCGGCAAGCTGCTCGACATCGGCACCGCGCCGATCCTCAACCTCCATGTCGTCTACGACCGCAAGGTGCTGCGGCAGCCGTTCTTCGCCGCGCTCGGCAGCCCCGTGCAGTGGGTCTTCGACCGCACCGAGTCCTCCGGGCTCACCGGCGGCGGCCAGTACCTGGCGGTGTCCCAGTCGGCCGCCCAGGACGAGATCGACGAGCCGGTCGCCGCGCTGCGCGCCCGCTACCTGCCCGAGCTCGAACGGCTGCTGCCCGCCGCGCGCGGCGCGGGCGTGCGGGACTTCTTCGTGACCCGGGAGCGGACAGCGACGTTCGCCCCCACCCCCGGCGTGGGACGGCTGCGGCCGGCCGCGCGCACCAATGCGCCCGGGCTGTACCTGGCGGGCGCGTGGACCGCCACCGGCTGGCCCGCGACGATGGAGAGCGCCGTACGCAGCGGGTTCAGCGCCGCGGGCGCGGCCCTCTCCCTGCTCGGCCGGTCCCACGTCCATCCGCTTCAGGAGGCGGCATGA
- the hpnC gene encoding squalene synthase HpnC: MRTDPPSRTTLDKATQENFPVAPFFLPRAWRADLMAVYGYARLVDDIGDGDLAPGGADARHLGVSGADADDRLVMLDAFEADLRRVFDATPHHPLLRALQPTVRRHSIGPEPFLGLIAANRQDQRVRRYETYEDLVAYCELSANPVGRLVLAITGTESPERVRRSDAVCTALQIVEHLQDVAEDLARDRIYLPAEDMRRFQVTEADLAAEHAGASVRALVAFEAERAGQLLNEGTSLVGSVHGRLKLLLAGFVAGGCAALDAVAAAGHDVLPGPPKPAKSSLLREVGAVLRRARREG; this comes from the coding sequence GTGCGCACCGACCCCCCTTCGCGCACCACGCTCGACAAGGCCACGCAGGAGAACTTCCCGGTGGCCCCCTTCTTTCTGCCGCGCGCCTGGCGCGCGGACCTGATGGCGGTGTACGGCTACGCCCGCCTGGTCGACGACATCGGCGACGGCGACCTGGCCCCCGGCGGCGCGGACGCCCGCCACCTCGGTGTGAGCGGGGCCGACGCGGACGACCGGCTGGTCATGCTGGACGCCTTCGAGGCGGATCTGCGCCGCGTCTTCGACGCCACCCCGCACCACCCGCTGCTCCGGGCCCTGCAGCCGACCGTGCGCCGCCACTCGATCGGCCCCGAGCCGTTCCTCGGGCTGATCGCGGCGAACCGGCAGGACCAGCGGGTCAGGCGGTACGAGACCTATGAGGACCTGGTCGCCTACTGCGAACTCTCGGCCAATCCGGTGGGCCGCCTGGTCCTGGCGATCACCGGCACCGAGAGCCCCGAGCGCGTCCGGCGCTCCGACGCCGTGTGCACGGCCCTCCAGATCGTCGAGCACCTCCAGGACGTCGCCGAGGACCTCGCCCGGGACCGGATCTACCTGCCCGCCGAGGACATGCGGCGGTTCCAGGTCACGGAGGCCGACCTGGCCGCCGAGCACGCGGGCGCGTCCGTGCGCGCCCTGGTCGCGTTCGAAGCGGAACGCGCCGGACAGTTGCTGAATGAAGGCACCTCCCTGGTGGGTAGCGTCCACGGCAGACTCAAGCTGTTGCTGGCCGGATTCGTGGCCGGGGGGTGCGCCGCGCTGGACGCGGTGGCGGCTGCCGGCCACGACGTACTCCCTGGACCGCCGAAGCCCGCCAAGTCCAGTCTGCTGCGCGAAGTGGGAGCCGTGTTGCGCAGAGCGCGTAGAGAGGGGTGA
- a CDS encoding polyprenyl synthetase family protein, with product MTVSSTGTRGETVPTVPSANSAVDTVDVAALLERGRTLSTPVLRTAVDRLAAPMDTVAAYHFGWIDAQGNPADGDGGKAVRPALALLSAEAAGARPEVGVPGAVAVELVHNFSLLHDDLMDGDEQRRHRDTVWKVHGPAQAILVGDALFALANEVLLELGTVEAGRATRRLTTATRKLIDGQAQDISYEHRERVTVEECLEMEGNKTGALLACACSIGAVLGGADDRTADTLEAYGYHLGLAFQAVDDLLGIWGDPEATGKQTWSDLRQRKKSLPVVAALAAGGPASERLGELLAADAKSNDFDSFSEQEFATRAALIEEAGGREWTSQEARRQHAVAIEALSAVDMPERVRAQLVALADFVVVRKR from the coding sequence ATGACCGTTAGCAGCACTGGAACTAGAGGAGAGACCGTGCCGACTGTGCCTTCGGCGAACTCGGCTGTCGACACCGTGGACGTCGCCGCCCTTCTGGAGCGCGGGCGGACGCTGTCCACGCCGGTGCTGCGCACGGCCGTGGACCGGCTCGCGGCCCCCATGGACACCGTCGCCGCCTACCACTTCGGATGGATCGACGCCCAGGGCAACCCGGCGGACGGCGACGGCGGCAAGGCCGTGCGCCCCGCGCTCGCGCTGCTGTCCGCCGAGGCGGCCGGGGCCCGGCCCGAGGTCGGCGTGCCCGGCGCGGTCGCGGTCGAGCTGGTGCACAACTTCTCCCTGCTCCACGACGACCTGATGGACGGCGACGAGCAGCGCCGCCACCGCGACACGGTGTGGAAGGTGCACGGCCCGGCGCAGGCGATCCTCGTCGGCGACGCGCTCTTCGCGCTGGCCAACGAGGTCCTGCTGGAGCTCGGCACGGTCGAGGCCGGGCGCGCCACGCGCCGGCTGACCACCGCCACCCGCAAGCTCATCGACGGCCAGGCCCAGGACATCAGCTACGAGCACCGCGAGCGGGTCACCGTCGAGGAGTGCCTGGAGATGGAGGGCAACAAGACGGGCGCCCTGCTCGCCTGCGCCTGCTCCATCGGCGCGGTGCTCGGCGGCGCCGACGACCGCACGGCCGACACGCTGGAGGCGTACGGCTACCACCTCGGCCTCGCCTTCCAAGCCGTCGACGACCTGCTCGGCATCTGGGGCGACCCGGAGGCCACGGGCAAGCAGACCTGGAGCGATCTGCGCCAGCGCAAGAAGTCCCTGCCGGTGGTCGCCGCGCTGGCGGCGGGCGGCCCGGCCTCGGAGCGGCTGGGCGAACTGCTCGCCGCCGACGCGAAGAGCAATGACTTCGACAGCTTCTCCGAGCAGGAGTTCGCCACCCGGGCGGCGCTGATCGAGGAGGCGGGCGGCCGGGAGTGGACCTCCCAGGAGGCCCGCAGGCAGCACGCGGTGGCCATCGAGGCGCTCAGCGCCGTCGACATGCCGGAACGGGTGCGGGCGCAGCTCGTCGCGCTCGCCGACTTCGTCGTCGTACGAAAGAGATGA
- the hpnD gene encoding presqualene diphosphate synthase HpnD, which translates to MSRTVEPHAHVSAPVQAAYSYCEAVTGQQARNFAYGIRLLPTDKRQAMSALYAFSRRVDDIGDGSLAAEVKKERLEETRALLARIAGGGVEEDDTDPVAVALADAARRFPIPLDGLHELIDGVLMDVHGETYETWDDLKVYCRCVAGAIGRLSLGVFGTQPGAPGAERAAEYADTLGLALQLTNILRDVREDAGNGRTYLPADDLAKFGCAAGFHTPVPPPGSDFAGLVHFEVRRARALFAEGYRLLPMLDRRSGACVAAMAGIYRRLLDRIERDPEAVLRGRVSLPGREKAYVAVRGLSGLDTRTVSRQTAKRRA; encoded by the coding sequence GTGAGCCGGACCGTGGAACCACACGCACACGTGTCCGCGCCGGTGCAGGCCGCGTACAGCTACTGCGAGGCCGTGACCGGACAGCAGGCGCGCAATTTCGCGTACGGCATTCGGCTGCTGCCGACCGACAAGCGCCAGGCGATGTCCGCGCTCTACGCGTTCTCGCGGCGCGTCGACGACATCGGCGACGGCTCGCTGGCCGCCGAGGTGAAGAAGGAGCGCCTGGAGGAGACCCGGGCGCTGCTCGCCCGGATCGCCGGGGGCGGGGTCGAGGAGGACGACACCGACCCGGTCGCGGTGGCGCTCGCGGACGCGGCGCGCCGCTTCCCGATCCCGCTGGACGGGCTCCACGAGCTCATCGACGGCGTCCTGATGGACGTGCACGGCGAGACCTACGAGACCTGGGACGACCTGAAGGTCTACTGCCGGTGTGTCGCCGGTGCGATCGGCCGGCTCTCGCTGGGCGTGTTCGGTACACAACCGGGCGCACCGGGCGCCGAGCGCGCCGCGGAGTACGCCGACACGCTGGGCCTCGCCCTCCAACTCACCAACATCCTGCGCGACGTTCGCGAGGACGCGGGCAACGGGCGCACCTATCTGCCCGCCGACGACCTGGCGAAGTTCGGCTGCGCGGCGGGGTTCCACACCCCGGTGCCGCCGCCCGGCTCCGACTTCGCGGGCCTGGTCCACTTCGAGGTGCGGCGCGCCCGGGCCCTGTTCGCCGAGGGCTACCGGCTGCTGCCCATGCTCGACCGGCGCAGTGGCGCCTGCGTCGCCGCGATGGCCGGAATCTATCGCCGGCTGCTCGACCGCATCGAGCGCGACCCCGAGGCCGTGCTGCGCGGCCGGGTCTCGCTGCCCGGCCGGGAGAAGGCGTACGTGGCGGTACGCGGACTGTCCGGGCTCGACACCCGCACCGTCTCCCGGCAGACCGCCAAGAGGCGCGCCTGA